Sequence from the Colletotrichum higginsianum IMI 349063 chromosome 6, whole genome shotgun sequence genome:
GTGTTCTGCGGTGATGACTCGTGGGATTCTGTAGGCGGAACGGGTGGAGCGAGAATGAAGGTTGGATGCAAGGAAAGAAGTAGAAGCTTGAAGATATTCAGAGTGTCGAACTGGGAAATTGAGTAATGCAAAGCAAAAGAGCAAGCGGAATACACTTGTTCGGTCGCGGCGATTGCGGTGGGCTGGCTGACATGCTCACTAACGTATCAAGGCGACTCCGAGAGCACGTCCCGTTTCCCACCAAAAGAACCTCGTACCCAGTCCGCATCTAGCAAAGGACCAATGCTTGACCCAGAGAGGCCTACCCAGTGTGCTAGTGAACGTTCTGTTTAGGTAATCAATAATGCCGACGCTATTTCTTCAGTATCAGATCAGTGCACCAGCCCTGGGCATTGAAGGTCGGCCCAATCTTTGGCCTCTGCTTCTCGGAGGGTCGGTCTTGACAGGCGCCGTGACCGAAACCGCCCCCTTGACAGGCCCACATCTGAATGGGGAACGTCATCAACTGGAGGGGAAGCCGATATCTGACCAATCACGGCTCACTTGTTTATCCCCGACCCCGAGGCGGTCGGAGACCCGATCGAGAtggcaaaaaaaaaatacCAATAGCGAGGGTGTCAGCTTCTCCTAGAAATTCATTGCTCCCATCttttttctcccccctctctccttgAAGCTtgtttcccttttcttcccgacgccatcaccatcgaccACATCATGGCTAGCATCACATCCACCGCCTTCAAGCAGGCAGGTCGCCTCTGCCGACACACAACCGGGCCTGGGATCACCTCGCGAGGCATTTCCTCATTATCAAGGGTGACGACAGCCCCTGCGCAGAGGGTATCTCAGCAACGCAGATATGTTTCCGAGACGAAGCGTGATAATGCTCAAGTCAATGTTGAGACCGCCATCAAACTTGACAAGAAGGACttcatcgacgtcgtcccTCAATCGCCCGATGCGCCAAATGTCATGGTTAGCCCCATGGCTGAAGTGCTGAAGCAAGTCAcgacgatggaggagggCCAGCGACCCATCTATCTCGACATGCAAGCCACGACTCCTGTCGACCcccgcgtcctcgacgccatgCTACCATTCTACACTGGTATTTTTGGAAACCCGCACTCGAGAACACACGCCTATGGCTGGGAGAGTGAAGAGGCCGTTGAGAAAGCACGAGAGCATATTGCGAAGCTTATCGGTGCTGACTCCAAAGAAATTATCTtcaccagcggcgccaccgaGAGCAACAACATGAGCATTAAGGGTGTTGCGAGGTTCTTTGGCAGATCAGGCAAGAAGAGGCATATCGTCACGTCGCAGACTGAGCACAAGTGCGTTCTCGACAGCTGCAGACATCTTCAGGACGAAGGCTTTGAGGTCACATACCTTCCTGTCAAGAACTCTGGTTTGATCGACATGGACGAACTGGCTGCCGCCATCCGCCCGGATACCGCTCTCGTCAGCATCATGTCCGTCAACAACGAAATCGGCGTCATCCAGCCCCTGGAGCAGATCGGCAAACTCTGCCGAGAGAAGAAAACTTTCTTTCACACCGACGCAGCGCAAGCCGTCGGCAAGATACCAATGGACGTAAACGCTATGAACATTGACTTGATGTCTATCTCGTCCCACAAGATTTACGGTCCCAAGGGCATCGGAGCTTGCTacgtccgccgccggcctaGAGTTAGGCTCGACCCTATCATTAGTGGAGGTGGACAGGAGAGAGGGCTGCGCAGTGGTACTCTCGCCCCGCCACTGGTTGCTGGCTTCGGTGAGGCGTGCCGCATCGCGTATGAGGAGATGGAGGTACGTTCTGGTTTGAATTTGTTGCTCGCTCGTTGCCTTTTCTGCCCTCCCTGGATGATGATTCGCTCTATACATGCATGGCTTTCTGAATGTCCCGTGACAAGGACGCCCATGTTGCTTCATAGCACCGTCTCTGATCCATTTATCCGTCATCTGTCATTTTGGCTGCCAGTGTGCCGAGAAATTACTGACAAATGTTCCAGTACGACTCGAAGCGCATCAAGGCGCTGTCTGACCGCCTCCTCAACGGTCTCCTCTCCCTGGAACACACAACTCAGAATGGTGATCCCGAGCATTTTTACCCTGGTTGTGTCAACGTTTCGTTCGCCTACGTTGAGGGCGAGTCCTTACTCATGGCTTTGAAGGACATTGCCTTGTCTTCCGGCAGTGCTTGCACTTCTGCCTCGTTAGAGCCCAGCTACGTCTTGCGTGCTTTGGGCAACAGCGACGAGAGCGCCCACAGCAGTATCAGATTCGGTATTGGGCGTTTCACGACCGAGCAGGAGATTGACTACGTGctcaaggccgtcaaggagagGGTTGACTTCCTACGTGAACTGAGTCCGCTCTGGGAATTGGTTCAGGAAGGTGTTGACCTCAACACAATCCAGTGGAGCCAGCATTAAAGCATGGTTCTGCACATTACGCGCACCGGCGCATCCGACCTCGTCAATACCGCTTAGAGTCCACGAGCGAGGTTCGCGCAGGACGTCGCTCGCATCTCTCCAAACCGGAGTTGCTTGTATTAAAACCCACATTTGAGATACCTAAACAGCCGGCTTTTCGTTTTTGTGCTCGGGGATATTGGAGTTGGGATTGGGGCGACCAAAGGGAAATGGGAAATTTGACCGGAATGTCCACCGGCGCTCGAGCTCAACAGGGTGACAATAGGCCATTGTTGAGGAACTTGACCTTGTACACTACTACCTATACATTACCTATCACTAGCATGAATGACAATCAAGACACCCTGGGCAACGAACCATCTGGTAGATTAGGCAAACGGTATGAGCCTGCGACGTTGCTAAGTTGCCAGGGCGATGTCCATGCTCCGAGAAAAAGCAAGCGCATCACCGGATTGATTCCGTGCTATTGGGCGCCTAAAGCTGCCAGTGCTCCGGAATGCACTAGCACTGTGTTTTCCACTCGGATACGTACACAATAAGCCTTGAGCTCATGAAGAGGCAGTCTGAGGGTGGGGCGATTTAGTTCCCCGACGTAATACAAGCAACGGATAGTGCTTCCCATACGAATGCGAAAGTTCGTGTTCACGCGATCCAGGCTGACAGTCAGTTGCGTTGTTGCGCCATGCTCGCGTCCAATTGTCTGATTGCCCGGGATGCACCTTGCCAAGGCGGACGGCAGATGTGCATCATCTACAATTCCTTATTTGGCGACAGGCTGGGTAAGGAGAAGGCCCTCATTACGTCTTTCGTGGGCTCACATGGCCACTGCAATACGTCTGAGCTTTTTCAGACGGCCAACAGGGAGAAGTTGTCTCGGGAAGGGGGCGTCGATGGCGTTGTTGGCTAGTAGAAGGAGGTTGAATTCGTGAAATGACATCATGTGCGGCGTGCAAGGTCCAAAGTTGCCCCTCCTTCCCACGTTCCTCTCCACATGGAGCCCCTACCCCCCTTCGCGCTTTTGCATCCGGAAGGGCCTTCTCCAACATGACATCACACCTTCCGCTCAGCCTGACAACCACGATCGCGATTGCCAGAATTGACGATATTTCACATGTTGCATATGCTGGCTACCTCAGGACTAGGTACTGAGGCCCTGGGGGTTCCCCGGCTCTTGAGTAGATAAATACCGATCCCTCCCCCTCAGCTCCAAATCACTTCTTGAACCACACAACAGTTCAACAGATTACCTACATACAGACAGATCAACCCATCGACCAACCAATCAACCAGTCCCACCAAGCCAAACAACCTAAACATCACTATGTCTGCCTCTAACGATAACACCTCCACCCTTAAGTCCTACGTTGACTCTGCCACCGGCGCTGCCCAAAACTTCGTTGGCTCCCTCACCGGCAGCACTGCCGACCAGAACAAGGGCGAGGCCAAGCAGGACAAGGGGCAGGTCGAGCACGATGCGTCCCACGCTACCGCCAAGCTTCCTGGATTCACTGCTACCGCCCAAGGTGTGAGCAAGGACGACCCTGATCGTGCCAGCGGTTCCTGGAACCAGACCGTCGGCTCTGCTAAGGAGACTGTTGGTGGTCTCGTTGGCTCCGAGGTAAGATTTTTCAAGTCACACCCACCAGCGAATACCATCGTTGAAAAGAAGCTGACATTTGCACCTACAGAATCTCAAGCAGCAAGGTCGCGAGCAGAATCTTGAGGGTCAGTCGcaggaggccaagggccAGCTCAACGATTACACTTCTGGCATTGGCAACCGTGTTCAGGGAACCATCGGTAGCGCCGTCGCTGGCCTCACTGGTGACAAGGCTGGCCAGGAGCACTACCAGGGTCTGCACGACACGGGCAAGACGCAGCAGCGTGGTGCTGAGCACGACATTCAGAAGCAGGCTGAGGCCAAGCAGTAGAGTATGGACTCTGTTGCGTCTCACGATTTGACTGGCATGAGCGATGGCTGGTGTGATTACACACATATGAAATTTGATACCCCCCTGCACCAGAGAGAAAAATGCATACTTTTAAATAGTCCTACAGGTAGATGATGAATCATTTCATCCGCCTCACGCGTTGGTTCCTCGGGGTACGTTGCTGTGATGTGAAGTACGATTGTGCATTTAAGAAATGGGAACCCGGTTTCCCAGACACATTGCCGCGCCTTCCAGATTGGGAAAGTGGGTTGGTGGGATGTGAATGGTGATCCAGTGTTCTCGCCAGAAACGCACTGCATATTGACATGTTTCTAGAAGGGGCAAACGATAAGCGGCAAGCCGATGGATAATGGGGTCTGATTTCATTTGCTCACAACAAGGAGGATGGGCGACAAAACGAACATCGATCGACACCACCACACCTTTGGCGCCCTCGATTTTTTTCTAATGCACCTACCGGCGATCACAAGGAGCTAAGCATCCCCGCTGACCTGGCTTTGCAGCGCAAGTGCATGAAAAACAATCTGGACGCCGCCGAAACACGCTGTCTTCAGCCTCTTGCAGACCTTGGTAATTATAGTGACTTAGTGCAGGGATCCAAATATCGACCGTAGCTTGCAGCGTTCGGATGGCACACTATGGCGCTGGAAAGCATGTAAGGTACCTGAGATTAAGGTGCTGGAGACAAGACAGCACTTCCCAACGTTGCACAGTCTCCCATTTCCATCCCTCCCCATCGTGGTTTCGGCAAGCAAAGCGCACCAGAACCAGACATACTATGCCATTTCGATGTCTTCCTTGACCGCTGAACGTCGGCCCCTCGCCCGCTGCCCACCGCAATGCTGCGTTCCGGGTTCTAGCCCCCTCCCAGCCCCGTCTTCTAGTGGCTATCAAAAAGCAACCACCCGGCGCCAAAATTGCTGCTTCTTTTCCTCTCCAAGTGAGGGGGGAACATGGGGGCCTTGGTCCATGACATGCAGCGCAGTGAGCGAATACATACATCCATCATCTATGCACAGAACGAAGCCCCGAAAACGAGGGCCACAACGAGGTCGGTGCTAATGACAATATGTGCTACTACCGTTGGTCACACGTCCAGCCCTCGTTGATGGGTGGCCCATCTCGCCATTCTCGAGTTCCCAAGAGGGCGCCGGCACCAGCGGATCGGTTCTAGAGCCACGCTCGAGTCACAGTGAAGCCATGCTGCTGGATACAGATATGTTGGTCCCTCACCTGCTGTCCAGTGACAGGTGACTCGCTTTCACCTGCAGCTGCAGGGGAGGGCAACAAATTACCAACCATCGGGGCGTCGCATCCCACGTCCACGAACGGTCTCCGTACGAGAGCAGTCTCGATGGTATTATTGGCTCATGCCGCCCAGTGGCTGCATGTCACAACAAGAAGATGCAAGGGAGATGCGCACCGAAGAGGGGCGGAGAGAAGTAGGGAAGAGGAGGCATTATCTGATTGCGACAGCGTCTGGAATCGACTTACAGACCCTAACGTCGTACTGGCGCACACATTGCTACCTCTATTCGTACGTACCTCTCTGTGCCATTCACTACCCTTCCTTCCGCCGCGagccctccttgccctcaTGTGCGCACTTCTATCGTCATCCTCGttgcctcctcttccccttccgtTTTGCCCCGTTCCATCTCGCTTCATTTCCCTCCGCGTTGCATATCGCGCACATTCACAGACTCATATTCCGACCATCAAACGCTGCTCCGTTGCATCATGTCGTGGTAGTAGCCCGCTGCCAGTTGTCCCGCCGCTTACACTCTCCTCTCCCGTGCTTCATTCTCTGCCatggccgagaccgaggcccGCCAGTGGACGATCGTCCTGATCCTGTCCGCACTCGTCCTTTCCTTCGTCGTTCTCTCCCAGATCCTGACAACATACGCCACCGCCTACCGTGCCGCTCCCAACGAAATCACCTCCTTCATCGATGCTGTGGACTTCTCGGTCGAGGAGAATGAGAGTTACGATCGCGACGTTGCTAAAGTCCAGCGTCTCGAGGATAAGCTCCGTTTGGGCCGCCTGCTGCGTGAGATCCagaagggcggcgacgacttGCGCGAGGACATCAACTCAATGCTCCTCTCCAATGACACCGCCACCCTGCACATGAGCGCGCGGCTTCTCTGGGCCAGCAGGCGCCGCGACCTCGAGGAACGCGTCCGCCGGCTAGATCTTGTGAAAATGCGCTTCCTCGTCGTGTACATGGGTGTGGTTGCAGAGCGGGCGAGTACCACCGCGGAACGACAGGCGCCCGTGTTGACGCCACAAAGAGACACGGAGAAGACGCCCGTGTCTCCTTTCACGCCGCCCATGAACGCGGTGAACGCCAATTTGACGCGCGCGCTGACGGAGGAGATCCGCGAGAGGCCACCGCTGAGGAGGTTAACCACCCAGGCCATCGGTCATCGCGAAAACACCGGAACAGGGCACAAGTTTGGGTGGGCGGGTGTGGTCCAGGAATTACAAAAGAGTCCTCGGATGCACAAACGACGCTCTTCCATCGAAAGGTCCATCGAGCAGGAGCTGGCGAATGCCAAGCTGACAATCTGAGCTGCGATGGGTTGAAAAGGCGTTGCTTGTCGCAGCAGACGGTTGCGAGtgcagacggcggcgaccacgGGCCCACGAACAATGACGAAACAACGATACAACCGGCTTACGACTACAGATAACATGGTATGCACGATGTATGAACCATTGCATATGCCTCCAGGGCGGATGGCACAGGGTCTTAGCCACGCTCAATACCAGGGCCAGTACGGCATATTGTTTGACGACATCAATATCACTTGCTCGCATTTTGCATTTCTGCACCTTCGATCGCAGACACGAATTATGAACAAAACCACGGATGGGGGTTTGAAGATAGGCGCACGGGGACACCACAGCGGAGCGGGTTGGGCTCTTGGGCGGATATGGCTTTCTTTTTAATTGGGTTCGCCGTTTCTTTGGGAGAACCTACATATCGCTTCACGTAGGTAGATGAGATACCCCTTTTCACGGCATCATTAACCCCCTTTTGGCCCATATGGCACAATCTACACTGTACCTCACCTATCAGTCTCCTTTCCTTTGCCTCTTCAGGCCAAAGATTATGACCCTCAACCCCGACTTACCTCGCATAAGTCCTCAACGCTGAGACCCACCTCTGAAGGAGCTCAATGGCCAGTAAGTGAGACATCGTCGGGACCAGTACTGTTCCTCTCGCCAACTACATGTTTGTTAGAAGTGGTTGCGTATCGGGCACTGGAGATCATCGTCTTACCATCTAGGGCCACCAAGAACCGGCTCACGCAGTTGTAGCATGCAACCTGCATCAGTTTGTCAGCCCACGCCCCGTCTTCTAAGCCATTGATCAGTCTCACTTACCGTCGTTGTAATTTCTACAACCTCCCGCTCGCTAAATAAGGCCTTCAGCTTTTCAAAGGTCTCATCCTTGACCCTGACATTCCTCGTCATTTCGTCCGTGTACACCAGCACGGCCCACTGCTTCTCGTTTAGATACAGGGCCGGTCGGGCGTCGAGCTCTAGCGGCGACTCGGCCTTGACCGCGTCCATGGCATCTGCCGAGacaccggcggcgacggccagcgGCGCGTGGTGACCCCACTCATACCAGGCCCGGTTGACAACGGCGACGCGCGAGATGGCGAGCTCGCGTAGGTCGGCAGGGATGGTGGTCTGCGTGCGAATAGCCCCAAGGAAGGAGTTCCAGCCATCAGCAACGGGCGGGGCGTGGAGCAAGGCCAGGTCTAGAGGTTGCAATGGCCGCGGGTTGCGACGGGCCTGGATCCGGGAGACGATAgcggcctcctcgggggTAGAGGTCGGTGGCGGGTTGGGGACGTAAGGGATGCGCATTTTGCGTCTGGAGGCGACGGGTTTTGTCGTTGGCTGAAGAAGTGCTATCCTTTTGAAGAGGTTCAGAAACCTAGAAAGGGGGGGCATGTAAGAATCTCTATGGGAGGAAATGAGCTTGAAGATGCAGGTCTGAGTTGATGTGTAAGGCCCTGACTCTTGATATCTTATATTGATGTATTCCGGAGGAGCGCGGGGTTGTAAATCCCGTCTCCACATCCCGAAAATCGGGCGGGCCGAGCAAGCgttcttccccctctccccttctcTACCATCCGGTTGAATGCTGTCCCGGCACTTTGTCGGTGTCGGTTCGCCATTGATTCTGGCCCCGGCGAGGCTGGGAAGATGTCCGTTGGAATGTCGGTAATGGCAGGCGATTTCCAGTGGAGAACTGGATGACACGCCTGGGGAAAGTATTGGAGTTCGCGTGACAAGTCTAGTGAAATGCTGCGAGTAGACGGCTTTGTACAGCTTTTCGGCTATGAACCGATTGCCACTGCGATATGTAGCACAGCGCCGCAAGCCCGACCAGCCAAGCATATCCGGGTATCTAAGTGGCTAGACGCCTGGTTTCGAATTTGCAAGGTCCTGTAATTAAGAAGCTTCACCATGAAGGTTCCAGCTCAACGAACCCATCACAGAGACACCTGCCGACCTACCTCCCTGGGTGAAGGGTGCAAGAAAACATTGGAGAGTTGATCAGGTGCAATATCCACTGACAGTCATTGCGGTTCTAACATCATAGCATCGAGTCCACCTAATGCGCACCACAAAATATAAAattggcggcggaggaggcgccgACTTTCTCATGACCCCGCCTGCATACAAATCTGTGATTGTTAGAATCCTCAGTGATAGATGTCTGCGAAGATCTCGCGAAAATTAGGTACGGTGTTGAATCTTTGGCTTCCTTACGCTTCGGGCAAACTCGCCCTGGAACAGCTCCTTTCTCGTCCACTAACAAACGCTCACGCACTGAACTTTaggcacctacctacctaaggtacctaACCCAAGCCAGGAAAAGGGAGGCGCGACGCGGTCACGTGAACAGCTACTGCCTCGCCCAATTTACGCGGTGGATTTTTCGGATCTCGCGTCGCCCCAGCAGCAACCTGGATCCTTTCGTTCTTCAACCCCTTCCCTGCCACCCTATCCGTCACTCACCTCGCAGCGACGATGGCGGAGATTAAAATCGACAGCAAGGCTTTCCACGAGCGCGTTACGCGCCTTGCGGGCGCCTGGAAGAACGACCTGCGATCCAAGGATGGCAACATCTTCCATGGCGCCTCGTCCATCGTTGTCATGATGGGCAAGGTGGAGGAGACACCCGAGCTGCACAAGAACAACGCCATGCATGTCAGTCGCATTCCCTCCCACCCACAACGGCGCGAGCTGTCCAATTGCGTCTGTCATCATACGGTGCAGAAAACAAGAGAACTGACCTTTTTCCTTATTCGTAACAATAGTTTTGGCTTCTTGGCTACGAGTTTCCTACGACGATGATGTTGCTGACGACCGACAAAATATACATTCTGACGACTGCGAAGAAGGGTGAGGAGTTTTCGCCATCACTGCGTCACACGTGCGACAAACACCGGCTGACGTTAATACAGCGAAACATCTTGAGCAGCTGAAGAACGGTCGATTCCCGCTCGAGGTTCTCGTTCGAGGCAAGGACGCAGCCGAGAATGAGAAGCTGTTTGTCAAGCTTGCCGAAGTCATCAAAACTTCGGGCGTAAGCTGTTGCCCTCAATTCCACATGCCTCAACTACCACTAACTCAGGCTTGCAGAACAAGGTTGGCACCATCGCCAAGGACACCTCCAAGGGCCCCTTCGTCGAGGAGTGGAAGAAGGTCTTCGCCGACCAGTGCAAGGATgtcgaagaggtcgacgTTTCCCAGGCACTTTCCCAACACGCCTTCTCTGTAAAGGACGAAACCGAGCTCCGAGCCATGCGAACTGCGTCCAAGGCCTGCGTCGCCTTGATGACCCCCTTTTTCCTCGAGGAAATGTCGGACATTCTTGATaaggagaagaaggtcaAGCACAGCGCATTGGCAGACAAAGTCGATAAGAAGCTCGATGACACCAAGTTCTGGAAGACGGTCGAGCTCCCCAACAAGACCAAGCTTCCTCAGGACCTCGACCCTGCACAGCTGGACTGGGTTCTGGGTCCGCTAGTGCAGAGCGGTGGCAAGTACGATCTGAAGATGAACTCAGAGAGTAACGACGATATTTTGCATCCCGGCACTATTGTTGCTGCTATGGGCCTGCGCTATAAGTCGTACTGCTCTGCCATCGCTCGTACCTACCTGGTGGATCCGAACAAGTCGCAAGAGAGCAACTACAAGCTTCTCTTCAATATCCACAATATGATCCTCAAGGAAGTTCGTGACGGTGTCGTCATCAAGGAGGTCTACAACAAGGCCCTGAGCATgatcaaggccaagaagcctGACCTGGAGAAACACTTCCTGAAGAACGTCGGCTGGGGCGTCGGCCTGGAGAATAGGGACCCGACCTTGATCCTCAACGCGAAGAACTCACGAGCACTGAAGGACGGAATGACTCTTGTCATCACGACCGGCTTTAGCGACATCGAGAACCCCCAACCCCAGGACAAGAACAGCAAGATCTACTCCTTGGTCATTACCGACACAATTCGTGTCACGGCAAGTGAGGCTGTTGTCTTTACCGGCGAGACTCCTATTGATGCGGATTCGAATTCCTTTTTCTtcaaggacgaggaagaggcccAGCCGACGccaaagaaggagaagaaggattCTCGAGTTGGCGCTGTTGCCACGAAAAATATCACTTCTACGAGGCTGAGATCTGAGCGAACCACAAccgtcgatgatgacgcGGACAAGAGGCGTCGCGAACATCAGAAGGAGTTGGCCACAAAGAAGCAGAAGGAAGGCCTCGCGCGTTTCTCCGAGTCTACCAGCGGGCAGAACGGCACCGAGGTGAAGAAGTTCAAGCGTTTCGACTCGTACAAACGTGACAACCAGTTCCCCCCCAAGGTCCGCGATCTGCAGATCGTTGTCGATGCGAGAAACGACACGGTCGTTTTGCCCGTCATGGGCCGGCCTGTTCCCTTCCATATCAACACGATCAAGAATGCGAGCAAGAGTGACGAGGGTGACTGGTCGTTCCTGCGAATCAACTTCCTGTCTCCTGGTCAGGGTGTAGGTCGGAAAGACGACCAGCCTTTTGAGGACGCTTCGGCTCATTTTGTCAGAAGCTTGACTTTCCGTTCCACAGATGGTGATCGCTACCAAGAAATTGCGACCCAGATCTCGAACATGAAGCGGGATGTGAACAAGAaggagcaggagaagaaAGAGCTGGAGGACGTTGTCGAGCAAGACAAGCTTGTCGAGATAAGAAGTGAGTTGAATCTCTTTGCAAAAGCCCTCGCGCTGTTTCTAACAAAGTGACCAGATCGTCGTCCCGCCGTGCTTGACAACGTCTTCATCCGCCCCGCGATGGAAGGCAAGCGGGTTCCTGGCAAAGTGGAAATTCACCAGAATGGTATCCGCTACCAATCCCCGTTGAGCACCCAGCAACGTGTCGACATTCTGTTCTCAAACGTCCGCCACCTCTTCTTCCAGCCATGCCAGCACGAGTTGATTGTCATTATTCATATCCATCTAAAAGATCCCATCATGGTTgccaacaagaagaagaccaaggatgTTCAATTCTACCGGGAGGCAACGGACATCCAATTCGATGAGACGGGCAACCGCAAGAGGAAGTACCGTTacggtgacgaggacgagtttgaacaggaacaggaggagcgccggcgccgcgccgaACTTGACCGCCTGTTTCAAGGCTTCGCCCAGAAaatggccgaggccggaaAGAACGAGAACCTCGAGGTGGACGTGCCTATAAGGGATCTCGGCTTCCACGGCGTGCCGTTCCGAAGCAACGTCTTTATCCAGCCTACTACCGAGTGCCTAATCCAAGTCGTCGAACCGCCGTTCATGGTCATCACCCTGGAGGACATCGAGGTTGCCCATTTGGAACGTGTCCAGTTCGGTCTCAAAAACTTTGATCTCGTATTCGTCTTCAAAGACTTTACACGGCCACCGTACCACGTCAACACCATTCCAGTTGAATTCTTGGATCACGTCAAGGAATTCCTGGACTCCTCCGACATTGCCTACTCCGAGGGTCCTCTCAACCTGAACTGGCCGACGATCATGAAGACGGTCACGGCCGATACCCATCAGTTCTTCATCGACGGAGGTTGGTCCTTCTTGCAAGCCGAttccgacgacgaggatgcggGATCTGAGGAACAGGAGAGCAACTTCGAGATTGAATCCGACGAACTCGAAGAGGCTTCGGAGTCGAGCGAAGAGGATTCTGACTTCGGCTCCAACGTTTccgacgaagaggatgacgccgagatgagcgacgaagacgagggcgaggactgGGATGAGCttgaggccaaggccaagaagcgtGACCGCGAGGATGCCCGCGGCGgtgtcgacgaagacgaggcccgCGGCCGCAAGAAGCGGAAGCACTAAGCAAggtcatcttcctcgtctctGGTATAACACGAAGATTAAGTGTGCCGTCGATAAGGCCAGAGGCGACCTCCGCGAGTGCGTTGTTTTTATTATCACGTCAATTGTAACATCAAAATTGTTGTGTAGGCGTCTTGGAATGAGGGGAGGAAAGTTCTTTTGGTGATCATAAAAGTCCGCCTCCCATGGGCGGTGGAACGACGAAACAGATAGCTTTCTtttttaataaaatattCCTGCATGGATAAGCCGGCCGTTCCAACTACTATCTCGTCCCCATCGCGGTGTTTCCATACACAAGGTATGAAGCAATGACTAGTGGCGTGTGCATGTCAACAGCATACGTCACTCGTTTCACGCGGCATGCAT
This genomic interval carries:
- a CDS encoding cysteine desulfurase IscS, translated to MASITSTAFKQAGRLCRHTTGPGITSRGISSLSRVTTAPAQRVSQQRRYVSETKRDNAQVNVETAIKLDKKDFIDVVPQSPDAPNVMVSPMAEVLKQVTTMEEGQRPIYLDMQATTPVDPRVLDAMLPFYTGIFGNPHSRTHAYGWESEEAVEKAREHIAKLIGADSKEIIFTSGATESNNMSIKGVARFFGRSGKKRHIVTSQTEHKCVLDSCRHLQDEGFEVTYLPVKNSGLIDMDELAAAIRPDTALVSIMSVNNEIGVIQPLEQIGKLCREKKTFFHTDAAQAVGKIPMDVNAMNIDLMSISSHKIYGPKGIGACYVRRRPRVRLDPIISGGGQERGLRSGTLAPPLVAGFGEACRIAYEEMEYDSKRIKALSDRLLNGLLSLEHTTQNGDPEHFYPGCVNVSFAYVEGESLLMALKDIALSSGSACTSASLEPSYVLRALGNSDESAHSSIRFGIGRFTTEQEIDYVLKAVKERVDFLRELSPLWELVQEGVDLNTIQWSQH
- a CDS encoding Carboxymuconolactone decarboxylase is translated as MLGWSGLRRCATYRSGNRFIAEKLYKAVYSQHFTRLVTRTPILSPGVSSSSPLEIACHYRHSNGHLPSLAGARINGEPTPTKCRDSIQPDGREGERGKNACSARPIFGMWRRDLQPRAPPEYINIRYQESGPYTSTQTCIFKLISSHRDSYMPPLSRFLNLFKRIALLQPTTKPVASRRKMRIPYVPNPPPTSTPEEAAIVSRIQARRNPRPLQPLDLALLHAPPVADGWNSFLGAIRTQTTIPADLRELAISRVAVVNRAWYEWGHHAPLAVAAGVSADAMDAVKAESPLELDARPALYLNEKQWAVLVYTDEMTRNVRVKDETFEKLKALFSEREVVEITTTVACYNCVSRFLVALDVGERNSTGPDDVSLTGH
- a CDS encoding Mismatched base pair and cruciform dna recognition, with the translated sequence MSASNDNTSTLKSYVDSATGAAQNFVGSLTGSTADQNKGEAKQDKGQVEHDASHATAKLPGFTATAQGVSKDDPDRASGSWNQTVGSAKETVGGLVGSENLKQQGREQNLEGQSQEAKGQLNDYTSGIGNRVQGTIGSAVAGLTGDKAGQEHYQGLHDTGKTQQRGAEHDIQKQAEAKQ
- a CDS encoding FACT complex subunit SPT16, with translation MAEIKIDSKAFHERVTRLAGAWKNDLRSKDGNIFHGASSIVVMMGKVEETPELHKNNAMHFWLLGYEFPTTMMLLTTDKIYILTTAKKAKHLEQLKNGRFPLEVLVRGKDAAENEKLFVKLAEVIKTSGNKVGTIAKDTSKGPFVEEWKKVFADQCKDVEEVDVSQALSQHAFSVKDETELRAMRTASKACVALMTPFFLEEMSDILDKEKKVKHSALADKVDKKLDDTKFWKTVELPNKTKLPQDLDPAQLDWVLGPLVQSGGKYDLKMNSESNDDILHPGTIVAAMGLRYKSYCSAIARTYLVDPNKSQESNYKLLFNIHNMILKEVRDGVVIKEVYNKALSMIKAKKPDLEKHFLKNVGWGVGLENRDPTLILNAKNSRALKDGMTLVITTGFSDIENPQPQDKNSKIYSLVITDTIRVTASEAVVFTGETPIDADSNSFFFKDEEEAQPTPKKEKKDSRVGAVATKNITSTRLRSERTTTVDDDADKRRREHQKELATKKQKEGLARFSESTSGQNGTEVKKFKRFDSYKRDNQFPPKVRDLQIVVDARNDTVVLPVMGRPVPFHINTIKNASKSDEGDWSFLRINFLSPGQGVGRKDDQPFEDASAHFVRSLTFRSTDGDRYQEIATQISNMKRDVNKKEQEKKELEDVVEQDKLVEIRNRRPAVLDNVFIRPAMEGKRVPGKVEIHQNGIRYQSPLSTQQRVDILFSNVRHLFFQPCQHELIVIIHIHLKDPIMVANKKKTKDVQFYREATDIQFDETGNRKRKYRYGDEDEFEQEQEERRRRAELDRLFQGFAQKMAEAGKNENLEVDVPIRDLGFHGVPFRSNVFIQPTTECLIQVVEPPFMVITLEDIEVAHLERVQFGLKNFDLVFVFKDFTRPPYHVNTIPVEFLDHVKEFLDSSDIAYSEGPLNLNWPTIMKTVTADTHQFFIDGGWSFLQADSDDEDAGSEEQESNFEIESDELEEASESSEEDSDFGSNVSDEEDDAEMSDEDEGEDWDELEAKAKKRDREDARGGVDEDEARGRKKRKH